Proteins from one Deinococcus actinosclerus genomic window:
- a CDS encoding phage tail tape measure protein, with product MTQSDAPDTPGISLGSLTADVVFNLDEAQLKRALDAAEARLGKKIEIPVLVGGNAVPALRDLRAELDRVSGQTTKVSREQAAAARSLEQQYRAAGQAQVQAARVTAAESAAAAAKIREQSAAYSLQTRMAAQAARDERVRSQATITALENEQRSYRNLWRARQMSDDETIEAQRRIYQQALLQAQAVDKQSDAYRRLTQVMASAQNTVNNVQGINTPGGFSAGITQGILQAVGNLGPFGQLLEQVITSGMQAAEQAAREGARDVAQQAGAGLQGGLAGQQGRVRQAAVNLAHEVQDGAEDALDIHSPSRVMRRIGQFAGDGLRDGLLSKRAEVGAAAKALANAAEVNATPNIPVVATPVSGGALGGAALPAVLPSAQAGLRGVATQAALATAALGGTALAAGAVSVALVNGTQKAAAYQQGLAEISTLTNKMPGDLDDLGRKMLKLSVDTRRSFADLKAGYEEILGASVRGTDSEPAALQFLERSAQLARVTREETKVSADALTSILNAYELDATSAARVTDMLWASISAGKVRLGEIAGSLGAVAGQAKSLGVPLEELLGAMALLTTRGIPASTALEYIRSALSNVQKPSEQATKTAKALGIEFNATALKSMGLVKFLDQLGRGVGDNSQALATLIGDVGGLQAVIGLLNGGLSDTGGILSKVTNSTGELDRATAKLKGTAQDSVGEFNAAWDRTQILFNGTLLSSFTTFLEKGVNPLLIKLGDLKEAMNNAATPAELHATLQITAKDDGTTAILKFLLGAGQQIEKGFNPANNPALRAAAFIVARTGLGRGAGEAAPTNQADLTLKRIQPQVGEGPLLPGQQRAVQQATDGIVQALGMAGKRILNEFGVSGKDYHHDGAVRADATHNGIDFGAPRGTPILAPFAGQISTRQDARNGKVFELVDALGNKLVGIHLDQFDAGVQEALRKGGGKALILRGQQIGTVGNTGTTAGSAPHLHLMGYRAGSTTPVDARTIGYAGLDGSVRPASTNTTPTATAFVKKTDQALIAEARRILDRIEAATKAGDVTGKVKAEAVLKAFTDSGPRAAAALEIVRSEAKATRKEVSQYGQTFDKLKGQLDLAGSTFKLSDDAQGYVRSLDAISKAAQAAASSEKAKNGETAKYRALLDLAGDAAGKARQQREGDDRAAQQASDKAKARAKEQAQLRARYAAQARDLEVSEQQATLARVRTLNSAELDAFKGTQAQRVALIKRQAADEANAREQVARAVRDKAVREAQNAGGPNMATTITQARQAYTDEVQAARLAQQAANRAALAGEAQAVRQVRDAYGELATGLREKIRAGQVDEETLAAYRKRVDELATSARAAGVAGSRFVTGAQASAEAVYQLAIDAQIASGAYDNVGDSYDRATRAGQGYTVTLERALDLLPDGEAATDAYVRALEDLATQGKVSADTLNAVRQAIADRTVIWQLEAEQIARVTTEGLGAADALAQVGDTEGAINTLYGTLDDLYTRLENGEDVAAAIGQVVDRLNDLGSALDLDTEFGTFVAGLGGMIDDQIAQVVDKIADPATGAKLAAKLKVFLADLRGQLPKYADPYAAGLIPGGNGFAPQVQDGADLATITRARDLGTLIAETTDPAALQGVIAEVTDLLASEAGKKLSDGTRQGLEDGVKDAQTYLGILSDLTEEAVVDGWERGTRGALANPTPTNEFTAWAQKIFDLGAAGLNDPTTFDGLTQSLDEARSSGELTIADLQNLLALIEQLKSASDNVDLGPIGRMKGNYDGLLTRGVGIEQARAAGELDTVDATTQLRGLAKEAERYAAAAQAAGDTELAGQFRQIARGAREAAGAIGKLMDAQEYLDWGGQVAGSLGQVAGALGEVEQAYDGVTGEKLSTPWKDLAANLDGAQNAAKKLGSMITDVMRIMQNPADIGAWVSLITNVVSSIADAISGFKKAQAEVTRLKQEFAQDNPLLNPGDYQKAYTRSRGFLADVFGGGPEVVNEIDKIGVMFAKTLQDALIGGIKTGMVEAIKQNDFSLFKSTLRENTFDGLLAGMVDAFLKDEILKSILAPAIKAWSDALKTPDTADDAAALAGIDAAISQVDQRAERFYTDVAPKFMDLQQRWGIDPAQSGGGTSEGRPVFGNAPDVQYGAPPRVLFPPEALLGFTAFGQAVPEWRAGVAEWRQINAEFRQTVADLSRSRPGGLQPLSGGTL from the coding sequence ATGACCCAGAGTGACGCTCCCGACACCCCTGGCATCAGCCTCGGCAGCCTGACCGCCGACGTGGTGTTCAACCTCGACGAGGCGCAACTGAAACGCGCGCTCGACGCCGCCGAGGCCCGACTCGGCAAGAAGATCGAGATCCCCGTGCTCGTCGGCGGAAACGCCGTGCCCGCGCTGCGGGACCTGCGGGCCGAACTGGACCGCGTGAGCGGACAGACCACCAAGGTCAGCCGTGAGCAGGCCGCCGCTGCCCGCAGCCTGGAGCAGCAGTACCGCGCCGCCGGTCAGGCCCAGGTGCAGGCCGCGCGTGTCACGGCCGCCGAGAGTGCCGCCGCTGCCGCGAAGATCCGTGAGCAGTCGGCTGCTTACTCCCTGCAGACCCGCATGGCCGCCCAGGCCGCGCGGGATGAGCGCGTGCGCTCCCAGGCGACCATCACGGCCCTGGAGAACGAGCAGCGCAGCTACCGGAACCTGTGGCGGGCGCGGCAGATGAGCGACGACGAGACCATCGAGGCGCAGCGCCGCATCTACCAGCAGGCGCTCCTCCAGGCGCAGGCCGTGGACAAACAGAGCGACGCCTACCGCCGCCTCACGCAGGTCATGGCCAGCGCGCAGAACACGGTGAACAACGTCCAGGGCATCAACACGCCCGGTGGGTTCAGCGCGGGCATCACCCAGGGCATCCTCCAGGCGGTCGGGAACCTCGGGCCGTTCGGGCAGCTGCTCGAACAGGTGATCACCAGCGGCATGCAGGCCGCCGAGCAGGCCGCCCGCGAGGGCGCACGTGACGTGGCGCAGCAGGCCGGGGCGGGCCTGCAGGGTGGGCTCGCCGGGCAGCAGGGGCGCGTCCGGCAGGCCGCCGTGAACCTCGCGCACGAAGTGCAGGATGGCGCGGAGGACGCGCTGGACATTCACAGCCCCAGCCGCGTCATGCGCCGTATCGGTCAGTTCGCCGGGGACGGCCTGCGGGACGGGTTGCTCAGCAAACGCGCCGAGGTCGGTGCCGCCGCCAAGGCCCTCGCCAACGCCGCCGAGGTGAACGCCACGCCGAACATCCCCGTCGTGGCCACGCCCGTCAGCGGGGGCGCGCTGGGCGGCGCGGCCCTCCCGGCTGTCCTCCCCAGCGCGCAGGCGGGCCTCAGGGGTGTCGCCACGCAGGCCGCCCTGGCCACCGCTGCGCTGGGCGGCACGGCCCTGGCGGCCGGCGCCGTGAGCGTTGCCCTCGTGAACGGCACGCAGAAAGCCGCCGCGTACCAGCAGGGGCTCGCGGAGATCAGCACCCTGACGAACAAGATGCCGGGCGACCTCGACGACCTAGGCCGCAAGATGCTCAAGCTCAGCGTGGACACCCGCCGGTCCTTCGCGGACCTCAAGGCCGGGTACGAGGAAATCCTTGGTGCCAGCGTGCGCGGTACGGACAGCGAACCTGCCGCGCTGCAATTCCTGGAGCGCAGTGCGCAGCTGGCCCGCGTCACCCGAGAGGAAACCAAGGTCAGCGCCGACGCCCTGACCAGCATCCTGAACGCCTATGAATTGGACGCTACCAGCGCCGCACGCGTCACAGACATGCTGTGGGCCAGTATCAGCGCGGGCAAGGTGCGCCTCGGTGAGATCGCTGGGAGCCTGGGCGCCGTGGCCGGCCAGGCCAAGAGCCTGGGCGTCCCGCTGGAAGAACTGCTGGGTGCCATGGCACTGCTCACCACGCGCGGCATCCCCGCCAGCACGGCCCTGGAGTACATCCGCTCGGCTCTGAGCAACGTCCAGAAGCCCAGCGAGCAGGCCACCAAGACCGCCAAGGCCCTCGGCATCGAGTTCAACGCTACCGCCCTGAAATCCATGGGACTCGTGAAGTTCCTCGACCAGCTGGGCCGGGGCGTGGGTGACAACAGCCAGGCGCTCGCCACCCTGATCGGGGATGTGGGCGGCCTCCAGGCCGTGATTGGCCTCCTGAACGGCGGGCTGAGCGACACGGGGGGCATCCTCAGCAAAGTCACGAACAGTACCGGCGAACTGGACCGCGCCACCGCCAAACTGAAGGGCACCGCGCAGGACAGCGTGGGGGAGTTCAACGCCGCGTGGGACCGCACGCAGATCCTGTTCAACGGCACCCTTCTGAGCAGCTTCACCACGTTCCTGGAGAAGGGCGTGAATCCCCTGCTGATCAAGCTGGGCGACCTGAAAGAGGCCATGAACAACGCCGCCACCCCGGCGGAACTGCACGCCACGCTCCAGATCACGGCGAAGGACGACGGCACCACCGCCATCCTGAAGTTCCTGCTGGGCGCGGGACAGCAGATCGAGAAGGGCTTCAACCCGGCCAACAACCCGGCTCTGCGCGCCGCTGCCTTCATCGTGGCTCGCACCGGCCTGGGACGGGGGGCGGGAGAGGCCGCCCCGACCAACCAGGCGGACCTGACCCTGAAGCGGATTCAGCCGCAGGTGGGCGAGGGGCCGCTCCTGCCGGGGCAGCAGCGCGCGGTGCAGCAAGCCACGGACGGGATTGTCCAGGCGCTGGGTATGGCCGGGAAGCGCATCCTGAACGAGTTCGGCGTGAGCGGGAAGGACTACCACCACGACGGCGCCGTGCGGGCCGACGCGACCCACAACGGCATCGACTTCGGCGCGCCGCGCGGCACGCCGATCCTCGCGCCGTTCGCTGGGCAGATCAGCACCCGGCAGGACGCGCGGAACGGCAAGGTGTTCGAACTCGTGGACGCCCTCGGGAACAAACTGGTGGGCATCCACCTCGACCAGTTCGACGCGGGCGTGCAGGAAGCCCTGCGTAAAGGCGGCGGGAAGGCCCTGATCCTCAGGGGGCAGCAGATCGGCACCGTGGGTAACACCGGCACGACTGCCGGCAGCGCGCCACACCTCCACCTCATGGGCTACCGCGCGGGCAGCACGACGCCCGTGGACGCCCGGACCATCGGGTACGCGGGGCTCGACGGCAGTGTCCGCCCTGCCAGCACGAACACCACCCCGACCGCCACCGCGTTCGTGAAGAAAACCGATCAGGCGCTGATCGCCGAGGCGCGGCGCATCCTCGACCGCATCGAGGCCGCCACGAAAGCCGGGGACGTGACCGGCAAGGTCAAGGCCGAGGCCGTGCTGAAGGCGTTCACGGACAGCGGCCCGCGCGCGGCGGCGGCGCTGGAGATCGTGCGCAGCGAGGCGAAGGCTACCCGGAAGGAGGTCAGTCAGTACGGGCAGACGTTCGACAAGCTCAAGGGACAGCTCGACCTCGCGGGATCCACGTTCAAGCTCTCGGACGACGCGCAGGGGTACGTGCGGAGCCTCGACGCCATCAGCAAGGCCGCCCAGGCCGCCGCCAGCAGCGAGAAGGCGAAGAACGGGGAGACCGCGAAGTACCGCGCGCTGCTCGATCTCGCCGGGGACGCCGCCGGGAAGGCCCGCCAACAGCGGGAGGGGGATGACCGGGCCGCCCAGCAGGCCAGTGACAAGGCCAAGGCCCGAGCGAAGGAACAGGCGCAGCTGCGCGCCCGGTATGCCGCGCAGGCCCGCGACCTGGAGGTCAGTGAGCAGCAGGCCACCCTCGCCCGGGTCCGGACCCTGAACAGCGCCGAGCTGGACGCCTTCAAGGGCACGCAGGCCCAGCGGGTCGCGCTGATCAAACGGCAGGCGGCTGACGAGGCCAATGCCCGTGAGCAGGTCGCGCGCGCCGTGCGAGACAAGGCGGTGCGCGAGGCTCAGAACGCGGGCGGTCCCAACATGGCCACCACCATTACACAGGCCCGGCAGGCGTACACGGACGAGGTGCAGGCGGCGCGACTCGCGCAGCAGGCCGCGAACCGTGCCGCGCTCGCCGGGGAAGCCCAGGCCGTGCGTCAAGTGCGGGACGCGTACGGCGAACTGGCCACCGGCCTGCGCGAGAAGATCCGCGCGGGACAGGTGGACGAGGAGACCCTGGCCGCGTACCGCAAGCGGGTGGATGAACTGGCCACCTCGGCGCGCGCGGCGGGCGTGGCGGGCAGCCGCTTCGTGACCGGCGCGCAGGCCAGCGCCGAGGCCGTGTACCAGCTCGCCATCGACGCGCAGATCGCCAGCGGCGCGTACGACAACGTGGGCGACAGCTACGACCGGGCCACCCGCGCCGGGCAGGGGTACACCGTGACCCTGGAGCGGGCCCTGGATCTCCTGCCGGACGGGGAGGCCGCCACGGACGCGTACGTGCGCGCCCTGGAGGATCTCGCTACTCAGGGGAAGGTCAGTGCCGACACCCTGAACGCCGTGCGGCAGGCCATCGCGGACCGCACGGTCATCTGGCAGCTGGAGGCCGAGCAGATCGCCCGCGTCACCACCGAGGGCCTGGGCGCCGCCGACGCCCTGGCACAGGTCGGGGATACCGAGGGGGCCATCAACACGCTGTACGGCACGCTCGACGACCTGTACACCCGCCTGGAGAACGGGGAGGACGTGGCCGCCGCCATCGGGCAGGTCGTGGACCGGCTGAACGATCTGGGCAGCGCCCTGGATCTCGACACCGAGTTCGGGACGTTCGTGGCGGGCCTGGGCGGGATGATCGACGATCAGATCGCGCAGGTGGTGGACAAGATCGCCGATCCGGCCACGGGCGCCAAGCTCGCCGCGAAACTGAAGGTGTTCCTGGCGGACCTGCGCGGCCAGCTCCCGAAATACGCCGATCCGTACGCGGCCGGCCTGATCCCCGGGGGCAACGGGTTCGCGCCCCAGGTGCAGGACGGTGCGGACCTCGCCACCATCACCCGCGCCCGGGATCTGGGCACGCTGATCGCTGAGACCACCGACCCGGCCGCGCTCCAGGGCGTGATCGCAGAGGTGACCGACCTGCTCGCCAGCGAGGCAGGCAAGAAGCTCAGCGACGGCACCCGTCAGGGCCTGGAGGACGGCGTGAAGGACGCGCAGACCTACCTGGGCATCCTGAGCGACCTGACCGAGGAGGCGGTTGTGGATGGCTGGGAACGCGGCACGCGCGGCGCCCTGGCCAACCCCACCCCCACGAACGAGTTCACCGCCTGGGCCCAGAAGATCTTCGACCTGGGCGCGGCGGGCCTGAACGATCCCACCACCTTCGACGGGCTCACCCAGAGCCTCGACGAGGCGCGCTCGAGCGGCGAGCTGACCATCGCGGACCTGCAGAACCTGCTGGCCCTGATCGAGCAGCTCAAGAGCGCGAGCGACAACGTGGACCTCGGGCCCATCGGGCGCATGAAGGGCAACTACGACGGCCTGCTCACGCGGGGTGTCGGCATCGAGCAGGCCAGGGCGGCGGGGGAACTCGACACCGTGGACGCCACTACACAGCTGCGCGGACTGGCGAAGGAGGCCGAGCGGTACGCCGCAGCGGCTCAGGCCGCCGGGGATACCGAACTGGCGGGGCAGTTCCGCCAGATCGCTCGGGGCGCACGCGAGGCGGCCGGGGCCATCGGGAAGCTCATGGACGCGCAGGAGTACCTCGACTGGGGTGGTCAGGTCGCGGGCTCGCTCGGACAGGTCGCAGGCGCGCTGGGAGAGGTGGAACAGGCGTACGACGGGGTGACCGGTGAGAAGCTGTCCACACCCTGGAAGGACCTCGCGGCGAACCTCGACGGGGCGCAGAACGCCGCGAAGAAGCTGGGCAGCATGATCACCGACGTCATGCGGATCATGCAGAACCCGGCGGACATCGGCGCGTGGGTCAGCCTCATCACGAACGTGGTCAGCTCCATCGCCGACGCCATCAGTGGATTCAAGAAGGCGCAGGCGGAGGTCACCCGCCTCAAACAGGAGTTCGCGCAGGACAACCCCCTGCTCAACCCTGGCGACTACCAGAAGGCGTACACCCGCAGCCGCGGCTTCCTGGCCGACGTGTTCGGTGGTGGGCCCGAGGTGGTCAACGAGATCGACAAGATCGGCGTGATGTTCGCCAAGACCTTGCAGGACGCGCTGATCGGCGGCATCAAGACCGGGATGGTGGAGGCCATCAAACAGAACGACTTCAGCCTGTTCAAGAGCACCCTGCGCGAGAACACGTTCGACGGCCTGCTGGCCGGCATGGTAGACGCCTTCCTGAAAGACGAGATCCTGAAGAGCATCCTCGCCCCGGCCATCAAGGCCTGGAGTGACGCCCTGAAGACGCCGGACACGGCGGACGACGCGGCGGCCCTCGCGGGGATCGACGCGGCGATCAGTCAGGTGGACCAGCGGGCCGAGCGGTTCTACACGGACGTCGCGCCGAAGTTCATGGACCTGCAGCAGCGCTGGGGTATCGACCCGGCCCAGTCGGGCGGCGGGACCAGCGAGGGCCGCCCGGTGTTCGGGAACGCCCCGGACGTGCAGTACGGCGCCCCGCCCCGCGTGCTGTTCCCGCCCGAGGCGCTGCTGGGCTTCACGGCGTTCGGGCAGGCTGTGCCGGAGTGGCGGGCCGGGGTGGCCGAGTGGCGGCAGATCAACGCGGAGTTCCGGCAAACGGTCGCGGACCTCAGCCGCTCACGCCCCGGCGGGCTGCAACCCCTGTCCGGCGGCACCCTCTAG